CCTTAGCATAACTTAATCCCAACGTATTATTAGGGGCCGTCAAATCTAGCTCAAGCTTTGGGTTCAGTGTTGTCAATACTTCTTGCATTTGCTTAGCATAGGAAAGTCCTTGGTTTTTAACTTGTTGAAAAGCCTGATCAAACGTTTCTTGCTGGGTCAAAAACCAATTCGCTGCTTCAGAAAATGTCGAACCAGTTCCACTTTCAGCACCAAAACAAAGACTGTCACACCCCAAAGCTTGCAGCAACGCTACCCCACCTGCAGCAAAATAATCAGCTGCTTGAACACTGTAATAAACTGGTAGCTCTACTACTAAATCAACTCCAGCAGCCAATGCCATCTCTGCCCGTGTCCATTTATCTACTAACGCAGGTTCACCACGTTGCAAAAAATTCCCACTCATTACCGCAATCATCACATCTGCCTGAGCCAACTTCTTTGCTTCTTGAAGATGATACAGATGCCCATTATGAAATGGATTGTACTCAACAATTACACCACAACTCTTCATTTAAATCAGGCACTCCTTTCTGTTACTAATTCCATTTCTATTTCTACACAGAAGTTTTTTCTGCTGCTAATAGAACTTCCAAGAATTGAGCGCCATATTTTTCCAATTTATTTTCTCCAACACCTTTTACTGATAACATTTCTCGCTCTGTTTGAGGTAATTTTTGACACATTTCTCGTAAAGACTCATCAGAAAAAATAATATACGGCGGCACTTTATGCTCACTAGCCAACTGACTGCGAACTCCTCGTAATTGATCAAACAAGACGTCATCTACTGCAACTTTTTCAGCTACTTGCGCTTGCTTACGAGATACCGTTACTTCGCCTTTCAACACAGAAACACCTAATCCCGTAATTTTCAACATTGGAAATTGACCATCGGTTGGAGTTAAATATTTTTCAGCCGTTAAATAATCAATTAATTGCGTAATATCTTTTTGCGGAGTACCTTTCATCAACCCATACGTCGACAAATTTTCAAAATTCCATTGTTTCATCTTCTGATCTTTAGAACCAGTCAAAACCTTCATCACCATTGATTTTCCAAAAGTTTCTCCCATTCGTTTGACACAAGAAAGAACTTTCTGAGCATCTAATGTAATATCAATTGCTTCTCGGTCATCTAAACAATTGCTACATCGACCACAATCTTCACAATCCTCACCAAAATAACGTACAATAAATCGTTGTAAGCACATCTGGGTCGAACCATATTGAGTCATTTCTCTTAGTTTGGCATATTCATATTTTTTTAATTCTTCATCCATTTCTGATTGATCGATAAAAAATTGTTGAACCATCATATCCTGTGGTGAAAAAAGTAGAATCGCATCACTGTCTAGACCATCCCGACCGGCACGACCAGCTTCTTGATAGTACGCCTCAATATTTTTAGGAATTTGATAGTGAATAACAAAACGAACATTGCTTTTATCAATTCCCATACCAAAGGCATTAGTTGCCACCATCACCGTTGTTTCATCGTATAAAAAGGCTTCCTGAGCTTTATTTCGTACTTGCTCATTCATACCACCATGATACATCCCTGATTTAATTCCATTCGTTAAGAGTAGCTGATGAATCCGTTCAACTTCTTTTCGGGTACTTGCATATACAATTCCAGATTGTCCATCATTTAGTTTTAAATAATCTAATAAATAACGATTCCGATCTTGTCCTTTAACGACTTGAAACGCCAAATTTTTTCGTGAAAAACCTGTTTTCACACAATTATTTTCGGAAATCCCTAACAAGCGTAAAATATCTTCAGACACAACTGGTGTTGCTGTTGCCGTCAAAGCTAAAATAGTTGGACGATTCACCATTCCCTCAATCGTTTCACATAAAGCTAAGTAGCTGGGTCTAAAATCATGCCCCCATTGAGAAATACAATGTGCTTCATCAATGGCGATTAGATCAACTTGAATCGACTGCATCAAATAGTGAATTTCTGACGTTTGAAAGCGCTCTGGCGCTACATAAAGTAATTTATAATCACCATCAGCAGCCCCTCTCAACCGTTGGTTCATTTCTCCATTAGATAACGTACTATTGATATAAGTTGCAGGAACACCTAATTCTAAAAGAGCATCTACTTGATCTTTCATTAATGAAATCAAAGGTGAGATGACAATCGTTAATCCATCAAAAACTAAAGCTGGAATTTGATAACAAATTGATTTACCTCCACCAGTCGGCATAATCGCTAAGGCATCATTTCCAGATAAAACTTTTTCAATGATTTCTTTTTGTC
The sequence above is a segment of the Carnobacterium gallinarum DSM 4847 genome. Coding sequences within it:
- the recQ gene encoding DNA helicase RecQ codes for the protein MEERAIQLLNEIYGYADFRMGQKEIIEKVLSGNDALAIMPTGGGKSICYQIPALVFDGLTIVISPLISLMKDQVDALLELGVPATYINSTLSNGEMNQRLRGAADGDYKLLYVAPERFQTSEIHYLMQSIQVDLIAIDEAHCISQWGHDFRPSYLALCETIEGMVNRPTILALTATATPVVSEDILRLLGISENNCVKTGFSRKNLAFQVVKGQDRNRYLLDYLKLNDGQSGIVYASTRKEVERIHQLLLTNGIKSGMYHGGMNEQVRNKAQEAFLYDETTVMVATNAFGMGIDKSNVRFVIHYQIPKNIEAYYQEAGRAGRDGLDSDAILLFSPQDMMVQQFFIDQSEMDEELKKYEYAKLREMTQYGSTQMCLQRFIVRYFGEDCEDCGRCSNCLDDREAIDITLDAQKVLSCVKRMGETFGKSMVMKVLTGSKDQKMKQWNFENLSTYGLMKGTPQKDITQLIDYLTAEKYLTPTDGQFPMLKITGLGVSVLKGEVTVSRKQAQVAEKVAVDDVLFDQLRGVRSQLASEHKVPPYIIFSDESLREMCQKLPQTEREMLSVKGVGENKLEKYGAQFLEVLLAAEKTSV